In Procambarus clarkii isolate CNS0578487 chromosome 5, FALCON_Pclarkii_2.0, whole genome shotgun sequence, the following are encoded in one genomic region:
- the LOC123763110 gene encoding plasminogen receptor (KT), with translation MLVQNADGKTKQDVLRTRQTMMEEMNRRQGEAVRRMGQRQVALQVASIRERLGWFLPFYASSAAFLYAGYRVTRSVVVLYPLVPMTFAFCYQLDLAYGNKTARIKGIAEEIMMKEAQLIHVPAWHYYNRPVQDEGTSSSVYKS, from the exons ATGTTAGTCCAGAATGCAGATGGGAAGACGAAGCAGGATGTGTTGAGGACCAGACAGACGATGATGGAGGAGATG AATAGAAGACAAGGAGAGGCAGTCAGGAGGATGGGGCAGCGGCAGGTGGCTCTGCAGGTGGCGTCAATTAGAGAGCGCCTAGGATGGTTCCTTCCCTTCTACGCCTCCTCCGCTGCCTTCCTCTATGCTGGGTACCGCGTTACTCGCTCTGTAGTCGTTCTCTACCCGCTCGTTCCCATGACCTTCGCATTCTGCTATCAGCTCGATCTGGCTTATGGCAACAAAACCGCGAGGATTAAAG GTATCGCTGAGGAGATCATGATGAAGGAGGCCCAGCTGATCCATGTGCCAGCCTGGCATTATTACAACAGACCTGTCCAGGATGAAGGCACTTCTAGCTCGGTATACAAATCTTGA
- the LOC123763153 gene encoding gamma-interferon-inducible lysosomal thiol reductase: MRTSLLVLAGLAAVLAQDPAPVKIDLYYETLCPYSIDFVTTQLYPTWTILSDIMEVELFPFGNANYEQDGDGWTFTCQHGDGECHGNMIHACAKDHFKDINIEMEFVNCLLSADYPPNAGATCAAQVGQDWAPLDECVSSLEGQNLLHDVALQQEKLDPTLYFVPWIIVNDVFNEDTVTDCQEDLKKVVCETYTGPTPDACASLKPTEPRSAHVNKAAAPRFAVRVSKRP, translated from the exons ATGAGGACCTCGCTGCTCGTCCTCGCCGGCCTCGCTGCG GTGCTGGCTCAGGATCCTGCCCCGGTGAAGATCGACCTGTACTATGAGACGCTGTGCCCCTACAGCATCGACTTTGTGACCACCCAGCTGTACCCGACATGGACTATCCTCAGTGATATTATGGAGGTTGAACTCTTCCCCTTTGGTAACGCCAAC TACGAACAGGATGGTGACGGGTGGACCTTCACCTGTCAACACGGAGATGGGGAGTGCCACGGGAATATGATCCACGCATGCGCAAAGGACCACTTCAAGGACATCAACATCGAGATGGAGTTCGTCAATTGCCTCCTGTCGGCAGACTACCCGCCCAACGCCGGAGCCACG TGCGCAGCGCAGGTCGGGCAGGACTGGGCGCCTCTGGACGAGTGCGTGAGCTCCCTGGAAGGCCAGAACTTGCTGCACGACGTCGCTCTCCAGCAGGAAAAGCTCGACCCCACCCTCTACTTCGTACCCTGGATCATCGTCAACGAC GTGTTCAACGAGGATACGGTGACAGATTGCCAGGAAGACCTGAAAAAGGTTGTGTGTGAGACGTACACAGGCCCCACACCCGACGCCTGCGCCTCTCTCAAGCCCACAGAGCCTCGCTCAGCCCACGTCAACAAGGCCGCCGCCCCACGCTTTGCTGTCAGAGTTTCCAAGAGGCCTTAG